AGTTCGTCGACGCCGGCGCGGGTCCGCAGACGCACGTCGACACCGTGCTTGCTCAACATGACGCCGTAGTAGCGCAACGTCTCGTTGAACTCCTCCTTGCCGGGAATCCTTCGCGCCAAGTCGAATTGGCCACCGATCGTCGACGAAGCCTCGAACAGTGTCACCGTGTGCCCGCGCTGCGCGGCACTGACCGCGGTGGCCAGTCCGGCCGGTCCGGCGCCGACCACCGCGACCCGCCGGGCGTGTCGCGTCGGAGCCAGAACCAGCGACGTCTCGCGTCCCGCTCGCGGATTCAGCAGGCAGGACACCGGCTTGTGGACGAAGGCATGGTCCAGGCAGGCCTGATTGCACGCGATGCACGTGTTGATCTCGTGTGCGGCCTCGGCCGCGGCCTTGGCCACCCAGTCCGGATCGCTCAGCAGTGGGCGGGCCATCGAGATCAACTGGACGTGAGTGTCGGCGAGGATCTGCTCGGCCGCCTGTGGCATGTTGATCCGGTTGGACGCGATCACCGGGATCCGCACGTGTTCGGCCACGGCGCTGCTGATGTCGACGAAGGCGCTGTTGGGCACCGACGTCACGATCGTAGGCACCCGCGCCTCGTGCCAGCCGAAGCCGGAGTTGATCAGCGTCGCACCGGCCGCTTCGACCTCGGTTGCCAGACAGACGATCTCGTCCCAGCTCTGGCCGTCCTCCACGTAGTCCGCCATCGACATCCGGTAGCACACGATGAAATCCTGGCCCACCGCAGCACGCACACGTCGGACGATCTCTACCGGAAACCGCCTGCGGTTCGCGGCGCTGCCACCCCAGGAATCGGTGCGGCGGTTGGTGCGCGGCGCCAGGAACTGGTTGATCAGATAGCCTTCGCTGCCCATGATCTCGACGCCGTCGTAGCCGGCTTCGCGGGCCAACCGCGCACACCGCACGAAATCCTCGATCGTGCCGATGACGCCGCGCGACGAAAGGGCGCGTGGCCGGAACGGGTTGATGGGCGCCTTGATCGACGACGCGCTGACCGAGAACGGGTGGTACGCATAACGTCCCGCGTGCAGGATCTGCAGCAGGATCTTGCCGCCGGCGTCGTGCACGGCGCGCGTGACGCGACGATGCCGCCGCGCCTCGGACGACGACACCAGTTGGGAGGCGAACGGCAGCAGCCACCCGGTCCGATTGGGTGCGTACCCGCCGGTGATGATGAGCCCGACGCCCCCGCGCGCCCGCTCGGCGAAATACGCTGCGAGCTTGTCGATATCGCGTGCCCGGTCCTCGAGTCCGGTGTGCATCGAACCCATCACCACGCGGTTGCGCAGCGTCGTGAAGCCGAGGTCCAACGGCGACAACAGGTTCGGATATGTCACGAGGTCCCTCCCAGCGCACGTGACACCTCGGACAGCCAGTCGGTCGCGCTCTCCTCGGCGCGAATACCACCGCGAAGCACCAGGTACTGGTGCAGGGCGCTACCACTGAGCGCGGCCGGATCCGGAAACTGCCGCTTCTGGTGGCCGCGATAGGTGTCGAGCCGGGAGAGGTGTTCGGCGAGCAGGTCCTCGGCCTGTTCGCGGATGGCGCCGATGTCACCGTAGGCCGCCGCGCGGACCTTGACCGCGAGATCGCGGGTGCGGTTGCCGGCCACGCCGCGACCGGACAGGGGTTCGGCGATCCAGCGGGCCAGTTCGGCGCGTCCGGCCTCGGAGACCGTGTAGACCTTCTTGTCGGGCCTGCCGTGTTGGACGACGGTCGCGGCCCGCACCCAGCCGTCACCTTCCATCGCGCGCAGGGTGCGATAGATCTGCTGATGCGTGGCCGGCCAGAAGTACCCGATCGAGCGGTCGAAGCGGCGTGCGAGTTCGTATCCCGATCCGGCCTGTTCGCAGAGCGACACCAGGATCGCGTGCCGGAGAGCCACCACGGCAGGCTATGCGGTACCGGCAGTCCTATGCAACAAGTTGCAATGGATCCCATCTGTGCGACTGCACAGCGTGGCCACTAGGCGAGGTGTATGTGCGACGTTTAGTATCAGTAACCACGCGCCACCCTTAACTGGGCGGCGCGTAAGTTAGGGCAC
This genomic window from Mycolicibacterium goodii contains:
- a CDS encoding NADPH-dependent 2,4-dienoyl-CoA reductase — translated: MTYPNLLSPLDLGFTTLRNRVVMGSMHTGLEDRARDIDKLAAYFAERARGGVGLIITGGYAPNRTGWLLPFASQLVSSSEARRHRRVTRAVHDAGGKILLQILHAGRYAYHPFSVSASSIKAPINPFRPRALSSRGVIGTIEDFVRCARLAREAGYDGVEIMGSEGYLINQFLAPRTNRRTDSWGGSAANRRRFPVEIVRRVRAAVGQDFIVCYRMSMADYVEDGQSWDEIVCLATEVEAAGATLINSGFGWHEARVPTIVTSVPNSAFVDISSAVAEHVRIPVIASNRINMPQAAEQILADTHVQLISMARPLLSDPDWVAKAAAEAAHEINTCIACNQACLDHAFVHKPVSCLLNPRAGRETSLVLAPTRHARRVAVVGAGPAGLATAVSAAQRGHTVTLFEASSTIGGQFDLARRIPGKEEFNETLRYYGVMLSKHGVDVRLRTRAGVDELAAFDTVVLATGVRPRMPDIPGIDHPKVLTYAEVISGAPVGRSVAVIGAGGIGFDVSEFLTTDESPTLNLKEWKAEWGVADPQETRGALTAPVPAPAVREVYLLQRSKGPQGRRLGKTTGWVHRASLRARGVRQLCGVNYERIDDDGLHISFGPGHQDPRLLAVDNVVICAGQESVRDLETALRERGMEPHVIGGAAVAAELDAKRAIKQGTELAARL
- a CDS encoding PadR family transcriptional regulator — protein: MALRHAILVSLCEQAGSGYELARRFDRSIGYFWPATHQQIYRTLRAMEGDGWVRAATVVQHGRPDKKVYTVSEAGRAELARWIAEPLSGRGVAGNRTRDLAVKVRAAAYGDIGAIREQAEDLLAEHLSRLDTYRGHQKRQFPDPAALSGSALHQYLVLRGGIRAEESATDWLSEVSRALGGTS